Proteins from a genomic interval of Maylandia zebra isolate NMK-2024a linkage group LG15, Mzebra_GT3a, whole genome shotgun sequence:
- the l3hypdh gene encoding trans-L-3-hydroxyproline dehydratase translates to MEMQLPPHEGGELSVVDMHTGGEPLRIILSGYPEVKGDSVLSKRRYVREHLDHLRRVLMYEPRGHYDMYGALIVDSELPEADLAVLFMHNEGYSTMCGHAVIALGRFAVDYKLVKEPKSPETQVNIHCPCGLVKAFVEYSEGKTGGVRFLSVPAFAFATDVTVLVEGFGEVTVDISYGGAFYAFVNAQRFGLDVSKSRTRDLVDAATAVTRAVKSQVKLHHPASDDLAFLYGTILTDGKDDYSPEPTANICVFAEAQVDRSPTGSGVTARVALQYHKGLIQLNQTRTFQSGATGSQFAGKAVEETKCGDFKAVVVEVAGRAFYTGVSRFVQEADDKLTHGFLLK, encoded by the exons ATGGAAATGCAGCTTCCACCTCACGAGGGAGGCGAGCTGTCTGTGGTCGACATGCACACGGGTGGAGAGCCTTTGCGGATCATCCTCAGTGGCTACCCAGAGGTCAAAGGCGACAGCGTGCTTTCCAAACGTCGCTACGTCCGGGAACATCTGGACCACCTCAGGAGGGTGCTGATGTATGAACCGCGAGGACACTACGACATGTACGGGGCCCTGATCGTGGACAGCGAGTTACCCGAGGCCGACCTGGCGGTGCTGTTCATGCACAACGAGGGCTACAGCACCATGTGCGGCCACGCCGTCATCGCACTGGGACGCTTCGCTGTGGACTACAAACTAGTGAAAGAGCCGAAGTCGCCAGAGACACAAGTGAACATCCACTGTCCCTGTGGCCTGGTGAAGGCCTTTGTTGAGTACTCTGAGGGGAAAACAGGAGGAGTGAGGTTTCTCAGCGTGCCAGCGTTTGCATTTGCTACAG ATGTGACAGTGTTGGTGGAGGGGTTTGGTGAAGTAACGGTTGACATCAGCTACGGAGGAGCCTTTTATGCCTTTGTGAATGCCCAGAGGTTTGGTCTGGATGTGTCCAAGTCCAGGACTCGCGATCTTGTCGACGCAGCCACAGCTGTGACCAGAGCTGTCAAATCTCAG GTGAAGTTGCATCATCCAGCCAGCGATGATCTGGCCTTCCTGTATGGCACCATACTAACAGACGGGAAAGACGATTACTCCCCTGAACCCACCGCCAatatctgtgtgtttgctgaagcTCAG GTAGACCGAAGCCCGACTGGTTCTGGTGTCACGGCTCGAGTAGCTCTTCAGTATCACAAAGGTCTCATCCAGCTGAACCAGACCAGGACGTTCCAGAGTGGAGCCACTGGGTCCCAGTTCGCAGGAAAGGCTGTTGAG GAGACCAAGTGTGGAGACTTCAAGGCTGTAGTGGTGGAAGTTGCTGGCAGAGCTTTTTACACTGGAGTTTCACGCTTTGTGCAGGAGGCAGATGACAAGCTGACACATGGTTTCCTGCTGAAGTAA